A part of Bacillus thuringiensis genomic DNA contains:
- the nhaC gene encoding Na+/H+ antiporter NhaC, whose protein sequence is MKKEIPFGVAIIPIIITVAVMMVTIVVLKQSPHVPLIIGTTVASIVAWRYGYKWHDIEEAMYKGIRLALPAIVIIILVGLTIGAWIGGGIVATMIYYGLNLLTPSLFLVSITIICSIVALAIGSSWSTMGTIGVAGMGIGLSMGIPAPMVAGAIISGSYFGDKMSPLSDTTNLAAGLTNTDLFTHIRHMLFTTIPGLIITLIVYAFLGRSFGANNIDAKSIDQTLQVLQQNFVISPFLLIIPVVVMVLVAKKVPAIPAILVGIILGFLSQVFIQGGSVSASVGALQTGFVIDTGNKLVDELFNRGGLDSMMNTVSMTIVAMTFGGVLEHTGILRSIVNQILKLATSAKGLIASTIASCFATNLTCSEQYISIVVPSRMYANAYTEKGLHSKNLSRALEDGGTLTSVFVPWNTCGVFILATLGVGAFEYAPYAILNFIVPIISILYGITGLTITKLSDIEKAELLKKQQAQLEA, encoded by the coding sequence ATGAAAAAAGAAATACCTTTTGGCGTAGCAATAATCCCTATTATCATTACAGTTGCAGTTATGATGGTTACAATTGTTGTATTAAAACAAAGCCCTCACGTCCCACTTATTATCGGTACTACCGTTGCTTCTATCGTCGCTTGGCGTTACGGTTACAAATGGCACGATATTGAAGAAGCAATGTATAAAGGAATTCGCCTCGCATTACCCGCTATCGTTATCATTATTCTAGTAGGTTTAACGATCGGTGCTTGGATTGGCGGCGGAATCGTCGCAACAATGATTTATTACGGTTTAAATCTTTTAACTCCATCACTATTTTTAGTTTCAATTACAATTATTTGTTCTATTGTTGCATTAGCTATCGGTAGCTCTTGGTCTACAATGGGGACAATTGGTGTTGCAGGAATGGGAATTGGCCTAAGTATGGGAATCCCAGCTCCAATGGTTGCCGGTGCTATCATTTCCGGTTCTTATTTCGGCGATAAAATGTCACCGCTTTCAGACACAACAAACTTAGCCGCAGGATTAACAAATACAGATTTATTCACACATATTCGTCACATGTTATTTACTACAATTCCAGGTTTAATTATTACTCTTATCGTTTATGCGTTCTTAGGAAGAAGCTTCGGCGCTAACAATATTGATGCAAAAAGTATCGATCAAACGTTACAAGTATTACAACAAAACTTTGTTATCTCGCCTTTCCTATTAATCATACCTGTAGTCGTTATGGTATTGGTCGCTAAAAAAGTTCCTGCTATCCCAGCTATTCTCGTAGGTATTATTTTAGGGTTTTTATCACAAGTCTTTATTCAAGGTGGTTCTGTCTCTGCATCTGTCGGTGCACTCCAAACTGGATTTGTTATAGACACAGGAAACAAACTAGTAGACGAACTCTTTAACCGCGGTGGCTTAGATTCGATGATGAATACAGTTTCTATGACAATTGTCGCTATGACTTTTGGAGGAGTACTTGAACATACTGGCATTCTTCGCTCAATTGTAAATCAAATTTTAAAATTAGCGACATCCGCAAAAGGACTTATCGCTTCTACTATCGCATCTTGCTTTGCGACAAACCTTACTTGCTCTGAACAATATATTTCGATCGTTGTTCCTTCAAGAATGTACGCAAATGCATACACAGAAAAAGGACTACATTCTAAAAATTTATCCAGAGCATTAGAAGATGGCGGAACATTAACTTCTGTGTTCGTCCCTTGGAATACATGTGGTGTATTTATACTCGCAACACTTGGAGTTGGCGCATTCGAATATGCTCCTTATGCTATATTAAATTTCATCGTACCTATTATTTCAATCCTTTACGGCATAACTGGTCTCACAATTACGAAACTATCAGACATTGAAAAAGCAGAACTACTAAAAAAACAACAGGCTCAACTAGAAGCTTAA
- a CDS encoding M20 peptidase aminoacylase family protein, giving the protein MKTLELQERLTEIFQHLHENPEVSWKEYETTAYITNFLKEEGISYKIFDDCPGVIAEIGSGNPVIAIRADMDALWQEVDGEFKANHSCGHDAHMTIVMGLILQLKNRRWDSGTVRFIFQPAEEKGNGSLKMVDKGAVDDADFLFGVHLRPIEELPLKQAAPSIRHGAARFLEGTIHGEDAHGARPHQGINAIDVISMINIGLKNIWLPPQSSYSVKMTRCQAGGDNLNIIPGNGHFSLDVRAENNILLNELKQKIERVILSAESMGSKVSYEWIDLAPGAEVSEEAERFMRKGILEVYGEEGCTGPLYTTGSDDFHYYTVKRPHLKAVMLGLGANLQPGLHHPHMKFDHSCIMDGVEILKQTVLKVLEDRG; this is encoded by the coding sequence TTGAAAACATTAGAACTACAAGAGCGTTTAACTGAAATTTTTCAGCATTTACATGAAAATCCTGAAGTGAGTTGGAAAGAGTATGAAACGACAGCGTATATTACTAACTTTTTAAAAGAAGAAGGAATTTCATATAAAATATTTGATGATTGCCCAGGCGTGATTGCTGAAATTGGAAGCGGAAATCCAGTTATTGCAATTCGTGCCGATATGGATGCACTTTGGCAAGAAGTGGACGGAGAGTTTAAAGCGAATCATTCATGTGGTCACGATGCTCATATGACAATTGTGATGGGGCTTATTTTACAATTGAAAAATAGGAGATGGGACAGTGGAACGGTTAGGTTTATTTTTCAGCCGGCAGAGGAAAAAGGAAATGGTTCTTTAAAGATGGTAGATAAGGGTGCTGTGGATGATGCGGACTTCTTATTTGGTGTTCATTTAAGACCGATTGAAGAACTGCCTTTGAAACAAGCTGCCCCGTCTATTCGTCACGGAGCGGCAAGATTTTTAGAAGGTACGATTCATGGGGAAGATGCACATGGGGCACGCCCGCATCAAGGGATAAATGCCATTGATGTCATTTCCATGATTAATATAGGTTTGAAAAATATATGGCTACCACCGCAAAGTTCATATTCAGTGAAGATGACAAGGTGCCAAGCAGGTGGAGATAATTTAAATATTATTCCGGGGAACGGCCATTTTAGCTTGGATGTTAGAGCAGAAAATAACATATTACTAAATGAATTGAAGCAAAAAATAGAGCGAGTAATTCTGTCGGCTGAATCAATGGGATCTAAAGTATCTTATGAGTGGATCGATCTCGCACCAGGAGCTGAAGTGTCAGAAGAAGCTGAGCGCTTTATGCGAAAAGGCATTCTTGAAGTATACGGGGAAGAGGGATGCACTGGACCACTGTATACGACAGGAAGTGATGATTTCCATTACTACACAGTGAAGAGACCACATTTAAAAGCTGTCATGCTTGGACTAGGTGCAAACTTACAACCTGGATTACACCATCCGCATATGAAGTTTGATCATAGTTGTATTATGGATGGAGTAGAAATATTGAAACAAACTGTATTGAAAGTATTAGAGGACAGGGGCTAG
- a CDS encoding class I SAM-dependent methyltransferase produces MNEQYYDAVLHIKTVGEQKGFNKSMHYHRYEPTPYSGLDELLNQYEIRSSDRVVDFGCGKGRLNFYMHHKCGASAVGIEMNEEFYKEAMDNLECYARKVRNSKDKIGFECCLAQEYEIDPRDNRFYFFNPFSVQVFMNVVNNILLSVEEAEREVDIILYYPSEDYIFFLENQTAFELKREVRLPGAYEKNGNERFLVYTLRL; encoded by the coding sequence ATGAACGAACAATATTATGATGCTGTATTACATATAAAAACTGTCGGTGAGCAAAAGGGCTTTAATAAGTCTATGCACTATCACCGTTATGAACCGACGCCATATAGCGGATTAGATGAGTTATTAAATCAATATGAAATAAGAAGTAGTGACCGGGTTGTAGACTTTGGATGCGGAAAAGGACGATTAAACTTTTACATGCACCATAAGTGTGGCGCTTCAGCGGTTGGAATTGAAATGAATGAAGAGTTTTATAAAGAAGCAATGGATAATCTTGAGTGCTATGCACGAAAGGTAAGAAACAGTAAAGATAAAATTGGGTTTGAATGCTGTTTAGCGCAGGAATATGAGATTGATCCACGTGATAATCGGTTTTATTTCTTCAATCCATTTTCTGTACAAGTATTTATGAACGTAGTAAATAATATTTTACTTTCGGTAGAAGAGGCGGAGAGAGAAGTGGACATTATTTTATACTATCCTTCTGAAGATTATATTTTCTTCTTAGAGAACCAGACTGCGTTTGAATTGAAGAGAGAAGTAAGGTTGCCTGGGGCTTATGAGAAGAATGGGAATGAGAGGTTTTTAGTGTATACATTAAGATTATAA
- the ahpF gene encoding alkyl hydroperoxide reductase subunit F: MILDADIKTQLSQYLQLMENDILLKVSAGDDDVSKDMLALVDELATMSSKITVEKVELERTPSFSVNRPGEDTGVVFAGIPLGHEFTSLVLALLQVSGRAPKVEQKLIDQIKNIQGEYHFESYISLSCHNCPDVVQALNVMSVLNSGITHTMIDGAAFKEEVESKDIMAVPTVFLNGESFGSGRMTLEEILAKMGNGPDASELSDKDPYDVLVVGGGPAGASAAIYAARKGIRTGIVAERFGGQVMDTMGIENFISVKRTEGPKLVASLEEHVKEYDIDVMNLQRAKRLEKKELIEVELENGAILKSKSVIVSTGARWRNVGVPGEAEFKNKGVAYCPHCDGPLFIGKDVAVIGGGNSGIEAAIDLAGIVKHVTVLEFMPELKADAVLQERLNSLPNVTVLKNVQTKEITGTDKVNGISYIDRETEEVHHVELQGVFVQIGLVPNTDWLGETVERARGEIVTDKHGATNVPGVFAAGDCTNNPYKQIIISMGSGANAALGAFDYLIRN, translated from the coding sequence ATGATACTAGATGCAGATATAAAAACACAACTATCCCAATACCTTCAGTTAATGGAGAACGATATTTTACTTAAAGTAAGCGCTGGAGACGACGACGTATCTAAAGATATGTTAGCTCTAGTAGACGAATTAGCTACTATGTCATCTAAGATTACAGTAGAAAAAGTTGAATTAGAGAGAACACCAAGCTTTAGCGTAAATCGCCCTGGTGAAGACACTGGTGTCGTATTCGCTGGTATTCCATTAGGACACGAATTTACTTCATTAGTGTTAGCTTTACTACAAGTAAGTGGACGCGCTCCAAAAGTTGAACAAAAATTAATCGATCAAATTAAAAACATTCAAGGCGAATATCATTTTGAATCTTATATCAGCCTAAGTTGTCATAACTGTCCTGATGTTGTACAAGCTCTTAACGTAATGAGCGTTCTAAACTCTGGTATTACACATACTATGATTGATGGCGCTGCATTCAAAGAGGAAGTAGAAAGCAAAGACATCATGGCAGTACCAACAGTTTTCCTAAATGGCGAATCTTTCGGAAGCGGTCGTATGACACTTGAAGAAATTTTAGCTAAAATGGGTAACGGTCCAGATGCATCAGAGCTTTCTGATAAAGATCCATACGATGTTCTTGTTGTTGGTGGCGGCCCTGCTGGTGCAAGTGCAGCAATTTATGCAGCACGTAAAGGCATTCGCACTGGTATCGTTGCTGAGCGCTTCGGTGGTCAAGTAATGGATACTATGGGTATTGAGAACTTCATCAGCGTAAAACGCACTGAAGGTCCTAAGCTAGTAGCAAGCCTTGAAGAGCACGTAAAAGAATACGACATCGATGTAATGAATCTACAACGTGCAAAACGTTTAGAGAAAAAAGAACTTATTGAAGTGGAACTTGAAAACGGCGCTATTCTGAAAAGTAAAAGCGTAATCGTTTCAACAGGTGCTCGCTGGCGTAACGTTGGCGTACCAGGTGAAGCTGAGTTCAAAAATAAAGGTGTAGCATACTGCCCACACTGTGACGGTCCATTATTCATCGGAAAAGACGTAGCAGTTATCGGCGGAGGTAACTCTGGTATTGAAGCAGCTATCGACTTAGCAGGTATTGTTAAGCACGTAACTGTTCTTGAATTCATGCCAGAATTAAAAGCTGATGCTGTATTACAAGAGCGTCTTAACAGCTTACCAAACGTAACTGTTCTGAAAAACGTTCAAACGAAAGAAATCACTGGTACTGATAAAGTAAACGGTATTTCTTACATCGATCGTGAAACTGAAGAAGTTCATCACGTTGAATTACAAGGTGTATTCGTACAAATCGGTCTTGTGCCAAACACAGACTGGTTAGGCGAAACAGTTGAACGCGCTCGCGGTGAAATCGTAACAGACAAGCACGGCGCTACAAACGTACCAGGAGTGTTTGCTGCAGGTGACTGTACAAATAATCCGTACAAACAAATCATCATCTCTATGGGTTCAGGTGCAAACGCAGCTTTAGGTGCATTTGATTACTTAATCCGTAACTAA
- the ahpC gene encoding alkyl hydroperoxide reductase subunit C, producing MLLIGTEVKPFKANAYHNGEFIQVTDESLKGKWSVVCFYPADFTFVCPTELEDLQNQYAALKDLGVEVYSVSTDTHFTHKAWHDSSETIGKIEYIMIGDPTRTITTNFNVLMEEEGLAARGTFIIDPDGVIQSMEINADGIGRDASILVNKIKAAQYVRNNPGEVCPAKWQEGSATLKPSLDLVGKI from the coding sequence ATGTTATTAATCGGCACAGAAGTAAAACCGTTTAAAGCTAATGCTTACCATAATGGAGAATTTATCCAAGTTACTGATGAAAGTTTAAAAGGAAAATGGAGTGTAGTTTGTTTCTACCCAGCTGACTTCACATTCGTTTGTCCAACTGAACTTGAAGACTTACAAAACCAATACGCAGCTCTTAAAGACTTAGGCGTTGAAGTATACTCTGTATCTACAGACACTCACTTCACTCACAAAGCATGGCATGATAGCTCAGAAACTATCGGCAAAATCGAGTACATCATGATTGGTGACCCAACTCGCACAATCACTACAAACTTCAACGTTTTAATGGAAGAAGAAGGTCTTGCTGCTCGTGGTACATTCATCATCGATCCAGACGGCGTTATCCAATCTATGGAAATCAATGCTGACGGTATCGGCCGTGACGCAAGCATTCTTGTTAACAAAATTAAAGCAGCTCAATACGTACGTAACAACCCAGGTGAAGTTTGCCCAGCTAAATGGCAAGAGGGTTCTGCAACACTTAAACCAAGCCTTGACCTTGTAGGCAAAATCTAA
- a CDS encoding DUF3978 family protein: MSTHTNQDIMLTNIESISDRTNFNLYLQESNAFNPNLIKCTMLEFIVTKDSVKIYIKHTPNCDSDTYTIKEYMIPSSAFHYVFPTIHENNEEISVHMQCFGIHGELLVAEKLFIHQNNHLSSKLRTFFETLNSNIHNALHPLKKSPIK; encoded by the coding sequence ATGAGCACTCACACTAATCAAGACATTATGCTTACAAACATTGAATCCATTTCCGACAGGACCAATTTTAATTTATATTTACAAGAATCCAATGCTTTCAATCCTAACCTTATAAAATGCACCATGTTAGAATTTATCGTCACAAAAGACAGTGTAAAGATTTACATAAAGCATACACCAAATTGCGATTCTGACACTTATACGATCAAAGAGTACATGATTCCAAGCTCAGCATTCCATTACGTTTTCCCAACCATTCATGAAAATAACGAAGAAATTTCCGTACACATGCAATGTTTTGGTATACATGGTGAACTACTCGTTGCTGAAAAACTATTTATCCATCAAAACAATCATTTAAGTTCTAAATTACGTACATTTTTCGAAACACTGAACAGCAATATACATAATGCCCTACACCCATTAAAAAAATCCCCTATCAAGTAA
- a CDS encoding response regulator, which yields MWRIVIIEDEKPILDLHSHLLTKHGGFQIVDTFQSPLEAINMLPHYTLDAILLDIEMPKMTGIELAKKLVDDGIDVPIIFSTAYPTYALEVFRVQALDYILKPLTPSAVQDVDYRLKKYYGVTNQQRSSNTLQVQLYGNTFIKKDHQSLKWPTRVTEELFYYFLLHKEKAVSKWKILDDIWPNTDEKRALANLYNTIYRIRQLFSELNIPLKIERTTDGYEMQINQTVQFIETHNTDDLLLESKGYLWAYKLQNIQL from the coding sequence GTGTGGCGAATAGTAATAATAGAAGATGAAAAGCCTATTTTAGATTTACATAGTCATTTATTAACAAAACATGGCGGATTTCAAATTGTTGATACTTTCCAGTCACCATTAGAGGCAATTAACATGCTTCCTCATTACACATTAGACGCTATTTTACTAGATATTGAAATGCCTAAAATGACAGGAATTGAACTCGCTAAGAAATTAGTAGATGACGGTATCGATGTTCCGATTATCTTTTCTACTGCCTACCCCACTTATGCTTTAGAAGTGTTTCGGGTACAAGCTCTCGATTATATATTAAAACCATTAACACCTAGCGCTGTACAGGATGTAGATTACCGCCTAAAAAAATATTACGGTGTTACGAATCAACAAAGAAGTTCAAATACTCTTCAAGTACAACTGTACGGTAATACATTTATAAAAAAAGACCATCAATCACTAAAGTGGCCTACCCGTGTTACCGAAGAGCTTTTTTATTACTTCCTTCTCCATAAAGAAAAAGCTGTTTCAAAGTGGAAGATTCTTGATGATATTTGGCCTAACACAGATGAAAAACGTGCATTAGCAAATTTGTATAATACTATTTACCGAATACGCCAACTATTTAGTGAGCTAAATATCCCTCTCAAAATCGAGCGTACAACTGATGGTTATGAAATGCAGATTAACCAAACAGTTCAATTTATCGAAACACACAATACCGACGACCTATTATTAGAGTCCAAAGGATATTTATGGGCTTACAAACTTCAAAATATACAACTTTAA
- a CDS encoding histidine kinase has product MWKQTIGWFLITMMIFLMIHINFRDSDTNLIQTRAQNGTINLGDLPSNAKILSLAGEWKFTPNEFVDVNQFQEKALNQIVPGQWESKTQYGSYQLKIELPKHFSEVGFRIRNIWSAHTIYVNGEKVSAIGQIGKSKEATKPENPSYEMYLKPKTKELLLTIHVSNFYNVRGGIIFPIDFGDAKAMQEDVAEDTNIEWTAVSILLVFSIFHLTIFLLRKKDDGFFYSGCYFLSLALIVMTRGERILLRAVPNIPFEFYFRLQDSITFFSAILLPLFISKTMPTIINKKQLFLLFSPFFIYSVGIILFPARSLSNLQTPFFFYMNIMLLWIILRMIQLIIQKKWIISKNEILIFTLMLLTLFMFLFSGTLEQLFASGRNIFNRFGLLGFIIMMNVFLGTRFINRTEEAEHLSKKLEAIHLTKDSFLKVTTQELKDPLYHAINLIKSVKANDKKEKHSNELHLLEQLTERLLYLTNDLQDFTRIKFHDYSFTARSTNIKMVVNHVYKLMELPLSRKHITYQEYVPNNLHGLVDEDRLTQVLYRILEECCYYAVDGKIVIDAQHIGKNIHLTFKATSNSTVTYEDTRTEIGLLISKELLERMDGHLQVDYYKASILFKIQVPFYEYKEIHTILQEQYNFKEVSPANTSQQPTILIVDDDVIHTEVLKSLLAETYNITIVHSAQDAIFLLESMKDFALLIIDETLPEIGGVELAKHIRKKTSVLELPILMLSSKDYPTHVDHLFASGINDYLVKPYTKQVLLARLHTIFQTKEAILQAFENEMAFLQAQIKPHFLYNAMSNIISFCYTDSERAAHLLTMLSSYLRYIFESGNETNYSTLQKEISIIRAYVEIEKARFGERLSFSYEVDTIESLDEIYIPNLLVQPLVENAIRHGLFEKEGNGHVQINIKQIKEILFIQVIDNGIGMSETTIHNLLNGTLQNQGIGFSNVLRRVRKFSNGTVEIYSIESKGTTINVTIPLKERM; this is encoded by the coding sequence ATGTGGAAACAAACCATTGGTTGGTTTCTCATCACTATGATGATATTTTTAATGATACATATTAACTTTCGAGATAGTGATACAAATCTCATTCAAACACGTGCACAAAATGGGACAATTAACTTAGGTGATCTTCCTTCAAATGCGAAAATATTATCTTTAGCAGGCGAATGGAAATTCACCCCAAATGAATTTGTAGATGTGAACCAATTTCAAGAAAAAGCTTTAAATCAAATTGTGCCAGGACAGTGGGAATCCAAAACACAATATGGTTCTTATCAATTAAAAATCGAGCTACCTAAGCATTTTTCTGAAGTTGGCTTTCGCATTCGAAACATTTGGTCCGCCCATACCATTTATGTAAACGGCGAAAAAGTTTCTGCAATAGGTCAAATCGGAAAATCAAAAGAAGCTACAAAACCTGAAAATCCATCATATGAAATGTATTTAAAACCAAAAACAAAAGAATTACTCCTAACAATTCACGTTTCGAATTTTTACAATGTACGCGGAGGTATTATTTTTCCAATCGATTTCGGTGATGCTAAAGCAATGCAAGAAGACGTAGCTGAAGATACAAATATCGAATGGACAGCCGTTTCCATCTTATTAGTTTTTAGTATTTTTCATCTCACTATCTTTTTGTTACGTAAAAAAGATGATGGCTTTTTTTATAGTGGTTGTTATTTCCTAAGCCTAGCACTAATTGTTATGACACGAGGAGAACGTATATTACTTCGTGCGGTTCCTAATATCCCTTTTGAATTTTATTTTCGCTTACAGGACTCTATTACATTTTTTAGTGCTATTTTATTACCACTATTTATTTCAAAAACTATGCCGACTATTATAAATAAAAAACAACTGTTTTTATTATTTTCACCTTTCTTTATTTATAGCGTAGGAATAATCTTATTTCCTGCTCGATCGCTATCAAATCTACAAACCCCATTCTTTTTTTATATGAATATCATGTTGCTGTGGATTATCCTGAGAATGATTCAGCTCATCATACAAAAAAAGTGGATTATTAGTAAGAACGAAATTTTAATTTTCACCCTGATGCTACTTACTCTATTTATGTTTCTTTTTAGCGGTACACTCGAACAACTTTTTGCATCAGGTCGTAATATATTTAACCGCTTCGGGTTACTTGGATTCATTATTATGATGAATGTTTTTTTAGGCACACGTTTTATTAATCGTACCGAAGAGGCCGAGCACTTATCAAAAAAATTAGAAGCGATTCATTTAACAAAAGATTCTTTTTTAAAAGTAACAACACAAGAATTAAAAGATCCGTTATACCATGCAATTAATTTAATTAAATCCGTAAAAGCTAATGATAAAAAAGAGAAGCATTCAAATGAGCTACACTTATTAGAACAACTTACAGAACGTTTACTATACCTTACTAATGATCTACAAGATTTCACAAGAATTAAATTTCATGATTATTCTTTTACAGCAAGATCAACAAATATAAAAATGGTTGTGAATCATGTTTATAAATTAATGGAACTACCTCTCTCAAGAAAACATATTACATATCAAGAGTATGTACCAAATAATTTACACGGACTAGTAGATGAAGACCGGTTAACACAAGTCCTTTACCGTATTTTAGAAGAATGTTGTTACTATGCAGTAGATGGGAAAATTGTTATTGATGCTCAGCATATAGGAAAAAATATTCATTTAACCTTTAAAGCAACTAGCAACTCTACTGTTACTTATGAAGATACTCGCACTGAAATCGGTTTATTAATAAGTAAAGAACTGCTAGAACGTATGGATGGACATTTGCAGGTAGATTACTATAAAGCTTCTATCTTATTTAAAATCCAAGTTCCTTTTTATGAATATAAAGAAATACATACTATTTTACAGGAACAATATAATTTTAAAGAAGTTTCCCCAGCAAACACTAGTCAGCAGCCAACAATTTTAATTGTAGATGATGATGTCATACATACAGAGGTGCTAAAATCTTTACTAGCAGAAACATACAATATTACCATTGTGCATTCGGCTCAAGATGCTATTTTCTTATTAGAGAGCATGAAAGATTTCGCGCTTCTTATCATAGATGAAACTCTTCCTGAGATTGGAGGAGTCGAACTTGCTAAACATATACGCAAAAAAACATCAGTACTAGAATTACCTATTCTAATGTTAAGTTCAAAAGATTATCCAACGCATGTAGATCATTTATTTGCAAGTGGAATAAATGATTACTTAGTCAAACCTTATACAAAGCAAGTACTATTAGCTAGATTACATACTATTTTCCAAACAAAAGAAGCGATACTGCAAGCATTTGAAAATGAAATGGCCTTTCTACAGGCACAAATTAAACCGCACTTCTTATATAATGCAATGAGTAATATTATTTCATTTTGTTATACAGATAGCGAACGTGCTGCACATCTCCTAACGATGCTAAGCTCCTACTTACGCTATATATTTGAATCCGGAAACGAAACAAATTACTCTACATTACAAAAAGAAATTTCCATCATTCGAGCATATGTAGAAATAGAAAAGGCACGATTTGGCGAACGTCTTTCTTTTTCATATGAAGTTGACACTATTGAATCTTTAGATGAAATATATATACCTAATTTACTCGTACAACCACTTGTGGAAAATGCAATACGCCACGGTCTATTTGAGAAAGAAGGAAACGGTCATGTACAAATTAATATAAAACAAATAAAAGAGATTTTATTTATACAAGTAATAGATAACGGTATTGGGATGTCAGAAACAACCATACACAATTTGTTAAACGGAACTCTTCAGAACCAAGGAATTGGATTTTCCAATGTTTTACGTCGTGTTCGAAAGTTTTCTAATGGAACTGTAGAAATTTATTCTATTGAAAGTAAAGGAACAACTATTAATGTAACGATTCCATTAAAGGAGAGAATGTAG
- the mtnK gene encoding S-methyl-5-thioribose kinase, protein MSKFTKYFLMEANDVIAYVKEKVPKFEQAKGLQCKEIGDGNLNYVFRVWDEKENISIIVKQAGDTARISDEFKLSTNRIRIESDVLRLEGELAPGLVPDVYLFDSLMNCCVMEDLSDHTILRTALINHQMFPKLADDLTTFMVNTLLLTSDVVMNHKEKKELVKNYINPQLCEITEDLVYAEPFINHNKRNELFPLSEGWIREHIYSDKELRMEVAKLKFSFMTNTQALIHGDLHTGSVFVKNDSTKVIDPEFAFYGPMGYDVGNVMANLMFAWVNADAIMPSGAEKDTYMGWLQSTMVEVIDLFKKKFLDAWNIHVTEIMAKEEGFSEVYLQSVLEDTAAVTGLELIRRIVGLAKVKDITCIENEEARARAERICLQVAKKFILQANQYKTGTSFVETLKEQSMHYVK, encoded by the coding sequence ATGTCTAAGTTCACGAAGTATTTTTTAATGGAAGCTAACGATGTGATTGCATATGTGAAAGAGAAAGTGCCTAAGTTTGAACAGGCAAAGGGGTTACAGTGTAAAGAAATAGGTGATGGCAATTTAAATTATGTGTTCCGCGTTTGGGATGAAAAGGAGAACATTTCCATCATTGTAAAGCAGGCTGGGGATACAGCACGTATTTCAGATGAGTTTAAGTTGTCGACGAATCGAATACGTATAGAATCGGATGTTTTACGATTAGAGGGTGAGTTAGCACCTGGACTGGTGCCAGACGTATATTTGTTTGATAGTTTGATGAATTGTTGCGTCATGGAAGATTTATCGGATCACACCATATTACGTACAGCACTTATAAATCATCAAATGTTTCCAAAGCTTGCAGATGATTTAACTACTTTTATGGTAAATACTCTTCTATTAACATCGGATGTTGTAATGAATCATAAAGAGAAGAAGGAACTTGTGAAAAATTATATAAATCCTCAGTTATGTGAAATTACAGAAGACCTCGTCTACGCTGAGCCATTTATAAATCATAATAAGCGTAACGAGTTATTTCCGTTAAGTGAAGGATGGATTAGAGAGCATATTTATAGTGATAAAGAGCTTCGTATGGAAGTAGCAAAACTTAAGTTTTCTTTTATGACGAATACACAGGCGCTTATTCACGGTGATTTGCATACTGGTTCTGTCTTTGTGAAAAATGATTCTACAAAGGTTATTGATCCTGAGTTTGCCTTTTATGGACCGATGGGATATGACGTTGGGAATGTAATGGCGAATTTAATGTTTGCTTGGGTGAATGCAGATGCAATCATGCCGTCTGGAGCTGAAAAAGATACGTATATGGGTTGGCTACAATCGACAATGGTAGAGGTAATTGATTTATTTAAGAAGAAGTTTTTAGACGCTTGGAATATTCATGTGACCGAGATTATGGCGAAGGAAGAAGGCTTTAGCGAAGTATATTTACAATCTGTATTAGAGGATACGGCTGCAGTGACGGGACTTGAGTTAATTCGTCGTATTGTTGGACTAGCGAAAGTAAAAGATATTACTTGTATTGAGAATGAGGAAGCACGTGCTAGAGCAGAACGCATTTGTCTTCAAGTAGCAAAGAAATTTATTTTACAGGCGAATCAATATAAAACAGGCACAAGCTTTGTAGAAACGTTAAAAGAACAGTCAATGCACTACGTGAAGTAG